A stretch of the Hydra vulgaris chromosome 09, alternate assembly HydraT2T_AEP genome encodes the following:
- the LOC100198425 gene encoding uncharacterized protein C19orf47 homolog isoform X2: MVSSQSNWESFFREAGIPRKIAENYATIFYDNRMRLDMLSALDKDVLRDLGIKAVGDSIAILRYARSKQTEMSRYHSPSPEVAIKTKLVPKKKDASLVATSTTSMPNVSSSSLVSSVSSANQRSNDVVDVKERTSSKQESSSKVSSITKSKTSRKTLSDRFSEYESSTKKKKEEEEENEKKRLEEAATLKQKTKGTVFTIQLPSKITSKYPKESKKVTENRVTESKKLTESTQKIVTLIPAQGKTLDRKKQSTSIFDRLEKPPILVQAQQPTTNKSAVFNRLGSTNNDFSTSASVEASSSRVLKKSLSVAPTKLIHSVESGSVFDRLGKR; this comes from the exons ATGg tatcttcTCAATCAAATTGGGAAAGTTTCTTTCGTGAGGCAGGAATACCACGAAAAATTGCagaaaa ctaTGCAACAATATTCTATGACAATAGAATGCGCCTTGATATGTTGAGTGCATTGGACAAG gATGTACTTCGTGACCTTGGAATTAAAGCTGTGGGTGATTCTATTGCCATTCTACGTTATGCTAGATCAAAACAAACAGag ATGTCTCGATACCATTCACCTTCTCCAGAAGTTgctatcaaaacaaaattagttcccaaaaaaaaagatgcaagtTTAGTAGCAACCAGTACCACAAGTATGCCAAATGTTTCATCTTCCTCTTTGGTTAGTtctgtatcatcagcaaatCAGAGATCAAACGATGTTGTTGACGTTAAGGAAAGAACTT CTTCCAAGCAAGAAAGTTCTTCTAAAGTCAGCTCTATTACTAAATCAAAAACCAGTAGAAAAACATTGTCAGATAGATTCTCTGAATATGAATCaagtacaaaaaagaaaaaggaggaagaagaagaaaatgagaaaaaaagaCTCGAAGAAGCagcaacattaaaacaaaagacTAAAGGCACAGTTTTTACAATTCAGCTCCCttcaaaaataacttcaaaatacCCTAAAGAATCTAAAAAAGTAACAGAGAATAGAGTAACTGAGTCGAAAAAATTAACAGAATCTACACAGAAAATAGTGACACTTATTCCAG CTCAAGGAAAGACTTTGGACCGCAAGAAGCAATCAACTTCAATATTTGATCGCCTTGAAAAACCGCCTATTTTAGTTCAG gctCAACAACCTACAACAAATAAATCCGCTGTTTTCAATCGCCTCGGTTCAACGAACAATGATTTTTCGACTTCGGCCTCTGTCGAGGCTTCGTCAAGTcgtgttttaaaaaagtctttgaGCGTTGCTCCAACTAAATTAATACATTCTGTTGAATCGGGAAGCGTTTTTGATCGACTCGGGAAGagatag